One window of the Anaeromyxobacter dehalogenans 2CP-C genome contains the following:
- the trpC gene encoding indole-3-glycerol phosphate synthase TrpC: protein MTVLDGILARKVDEVAARRAVLPDAVLAARAAAAPPPRGFEAALSPRGGPLRVIAEVKRASPSAGPIRAGLDAVAQARRYAAAGAAAISVLTDGPGFGGSLEDLVTVRAAVDVPLLRKDFVVDRYQLLEARAAGADAALLIVAGLAQDDLRRLLDACGELGLAALVEVHDAAEAERALAAGARVVGVNNRNLHTFHVDLAVSERILPSLPAAVKGVAESGVRTPEDAARLRRAGAANLLVGEALVRAEDPAALLRALGEA, encoded by the coding sequence GTGACCGTCCTCGACGGCATCCTGGCCCGCAAGGTGGACGAGGTGGCCGCCCGCCGCGCGGTCCTGCCCGACGCGGTGCTGGCCGCCCGCGCCGCCGCCGCCCCGCCGCCGCGCGGGTTCGAGGCGGCGCTCTCGCCCCGCGGCGGCCCGCTGCGCGTCATCGCCGAGGTGAAGCGCGCCAGCCCCTCCGCCGGCCCCATCCGCGCCGGCCTCGACGCCGTCGCGCAGGCGCGCCGCTACGCCGCCGCCGGCGCCGCGGCGATCTCGGTGCTCACCGACGGCCCCGGCTTCGGCGGCTCGCTCGAGGATCTCGTGACGGTGCGGGCCGCGGTGGACGTGCCGCTGCTCCGCAAGGACTTCGTGGTGGACCGCTACCAGCTCCTCGAGGCGCGCGCCGCCGGCGCGGACGCGGCGCTGCTCATCGTGGCCGGGCTCGCGCAGGACGACCTGCGGCGGCTGCTGGACGCCTGCGGCGAGCTGGGGCTCGCGGCGCTGGTCGAGGTCCACGACGCCGCCGAGGCGGAGCGCGCGCTCGCGGCCGGGGCGCGCGTCGTGGGCGTCAACAACCGCAACCTGCACACCTTCCACGTGGACCTGGCCGTCTCCGAGCGCATCCTGCCGTCCCTGCCGGCGGCGGTGAAGGGCGTGGCGGAGAGCGGCGTGCGCACCCCGGAGGACGCGGCCCGGCTGCGCCGCGCCGGGGCCGCGAACCTGCTGGTGGGCGAGGCGCTGGTGCGCGCCGAGGACCCGGCCGCGCTGCTGCGCGCGCTGGGCGAGGCGTGA
- a CDS encoding phosphoribosylanthranilate isomerase — protein sequence MALPPRVKICGVTRLEDALEAARLGADAIGFNFWPRSKRHLPPAAARALVARLPPFVTAVGVFVDPTREELLAAMAASGAQVAQLHGDEPPELLEGLPFPVVKAIRVGGPEALDQLARYPGAAGFLLDSASPGYGGSGVAFDWALAARAVERTAVVLAGGLTPANVADAIRAVRPWAVDVASGVEAAPGVKDRQLMARFVRAAKETT from the coding sequence ATGGCCCTCCCGCCCCGGGTGAAGATCTGCGGCGTGACCCGGCTCGAGGACGCGCTCGAGGCGGCCCGGCTGGGCGCGGACGCGATCGGCTTCAACTTCTGGCCGCGCTCGAAGCGCCACCTGCCGCCCGCCGCGGCGCGCGCGCTGGTGGCCCGGCTGCCGCCGTTCGTGACGGCCGTGGGCGTGTTCGTGGATCCCACGCGCGAGGAGCTGCTCGCGGCGATGGCCGCGTCCGGCGCGCAGGTCGCGCAGCTCCACGGGGACGAGCCGCCGGAGCTGCTCGAGGGGCTGCCGTTCCCGGTGGTGAAGGCCATCCGCGTGGGCGGGCCCGAGGCGCTCGACCAGCTCGCGCGCTACCCGGGCGCGGCCGGCTTCCTGCTCGACTCCGCCTCGCCGGGCTACGGCGGCAGCGGGGTCGCGTTCGACTGGGCGCTCGCGGCGCGCGCCGTGGAGCGGACCGCGGTCGTGCTGGCGGGCGGGCTCACCCCGGCCAACGTGGCGGACGCGATCCGCGCGGTGCGGCCCTGGGCGGTGGACGTGGCGAGCGGCGTCGAGGCGGCGCCCGGCGTGAAGGATCGGCAGCTCATGGCGCGGTTCGTCCGCGCGGCGAAGGAGACGACGTGA